From the Apis cerana isolate GH-2021 linkage group LG3, AcerK_1.0, whole genome shotgun sequence genome, one window contains:
- the LOC107997089 gene encoding uncharacterized protein LOC107997089 isoform X7: protein MSNPYRARPSRSRADHSLGYGAHNQTVWNPMSRVPSQVSSNDSIQHQPSLLNQPKQSNDPWNNSWNWDFDKQTDNQQQQSSQQERQQQHYIPSYNQGQLISNSVQDHYYQNVNGKKSDLLNQNSMPDRNTSGNVASRSLVPNHTDSFTPYSNYNQYQQYAPPPRTNSVKSGSMNFDQLQWTSDQSQNVSYSQQKSSIQNQKHQTSRPVLVSSNYNWIKSDQTNLITPQNWQNQSNISGHWQDQKMDKEAQNFDNISNQYASQIQQTRSIQHLPSSTENKEHSINDANDENWSNQINISSSQWNAQNQESTLLNQTQQISQNYNANDEFNAWSQATNTEISQSWKEMNDNNASQWLQEQQENNNIVEENVKKEITGIVSTNDRQQNHTIPPHHIQSNATSATDPNIELKEERKKSISSLIPNSVNSKDSNIHIKTNIAKSHFSDSRLNMSATPETVSTVASSENISIQENNDFNLANDSVEWGKSNSTEELPTKLEQLSLGNKLNKNLENQNDSKEIQPITCDDGWGQNTASNNNTTSDNISVLPLDCATLSTENIHSNDNQKVISQEHSVLNAYQITNIKPIDNVAQSGYDQWYSQDTLQHVSENTWYSKDNVCSSKEWGIEQNVENYENIQQPSEFVNLEVVTPSLQERDIYGSRDSINKETLDNDPKPILNSTKEIVNMRDFRQEINNIEVPSAQQSTRSHSLLQSEQVPDNYEFASNDRNTFLETGELTDSHQEHEPTPPSQDDENDEVPNDIPFLREVPGQSSSIDPRRNDPTGQEQYIQSGQRLSDPRRNDPSGQEQSLQIRNISERSERRDVPPGQERNVPLLSRADSDTMERRNDPSGRERSLPPQQSRNDPSGEERYQSQSQIMLEPSETREVPGRGNESEDPVQQTDENLRQIPGGAFPNEVAQSSDDRTNGRVVTGSQEVPSINSTIQDQTTDSRNKREEAVGASMRESQGISSASNRRDSYEDEDDEVSGNSRDDSRERRRDSSSERRRYEYERKSAYYDREREYDDDYYYDRRRGGENDRTYNTRDEFDRREIPYREDDRKHHSRDDLDRHAREEIDRRNRAKEDIDDRDIRRRPDDRRKDRVDDGMRRREIRDYDLRYSRDRDYLDRDRRRDDRRPRRYDDYDIRDPYRREYYDDPYSRGSRPSSRSSYNDRDREYYMRTRDPYYPYNGYGVPGYDYGVHYANNYYAYIENLRRTNPALYSEWYHKYYANQHQQQHISRGVGNYPEDRASVHSGRSSCDERATDKRTLGDMSMLEDSAATSARMTPTKFSISHAYGCFSIGSLIHVYPAYPSDGERAKVDIFKLENLLSHDPIARDLRAYPGPLIKQVGVTHKKTIIEYCENKIKKAASNEEMVDRASYILLYELMIMLIQQNGNVVGVDIAALLLRNKDAYPYDMNKQKLQDSGRRESVISQRSGISIGDSIQGNQDSVIASEKIENKPRKSIEQITDEFRNTLLYGLVQEALEYAMNEGLWGHALFLASKLDKRTHASVMTRFANSLPFHDPLQTLYQLHSGRVPAVVTGISDPRWDDWRPHLAMIISNTSANPEINRRSITTLGDTLSTRGDIYAAHFCYILAQVDFGTYGASNVKLVLIGANHHKPYNAFFTTEAIMLTEIYEYARNLSEPGFTLIDLQTFKFDLAIKMVDHGLIEKALLYIEQIAVNIFNEPSKYKKSFINAVYNLGDRIRYHDPVYKESVDETTTLTWFNNLSEIVGKCHMGEIIENEIYTSQTKQESYNNVQNQEVHEIKQQQWNTIQSEYREGPTSMMEVTTTDTQSEWQPLSLPSNIPDTYDQSMQYTKNNEESYQQPQQQEYWNQDSYYQNNYGRNDSTISNWQQSTHSSYPPEQGDIDDSQQQEKWNYETEREEKTSTVESSQPAISMTPSTRKQYDPLEELDALETPKPALKSAASVKKTSEKSAEKKSSNSGSSWFGGLFSKLAPKPRNQMILPDDNNPTIVWDPVAKKWMNKDEDGDNNSTTVAPPPKASDMGFRTPVPTEQISSQPSQPSQSSQPPLQTDESTVNKFKLPRGRSMRANYIDVMNPSGSKNSGAPSSIPTPVTSPMVPMATSSPQLFIPAPVNDPSAPVDFLTPTATSIIPTNASENVSQGFSRWSSTSSLSREVQSYTMRDPRFLPQNKGPMMYNPSDMKNRSAKNLHQSGYPPR from the exons ATGAgt AATCCTTATAGAGCTAGACCATCTAGGTCTAGAGCAGATCACAGTTTAGGATATGGAGCTCATAATCAGACTGTATGGAATCCAATGTCTAGAGTACCATCACAAGTATCATCAAATGATTCCATTCAACATCAACCATCTCTTTTGAATCAACCAAAACAATCAAATGATCCTTGGAATAATTCATGGAATTGGGATTTTGATAAACAAACAGATAATCAACAACAACAATCATCACAACAAGAACGACAACAACAACATTATATACCTTCATATAATCAAGGACAGTTAATATCTAATTCTGTTCAAGACCACTATTATCAAAATGTTAATGGTAAAAAATCTGATTTGCTTAATCAGAATTCAATGCCAGATAGAAACACATCAGGAAATGTTGCTAGTAGATCTCTAGTTCCTAATCATACAGATTCTTTTACAccttattcaaattataatcaatatcaaCAGTATGCACCACCCCCTCGAACAAATTCTGTGAAATCTGGTTCTATGAATTTTGATCAGCTTCAATGGACAAGTGATCAGTCTCAAAATGTTTCATATTCACAACAAAAATCAAGTatacaaaatcaaaaacaTCAAACATCACGTCCTGTTTTAGTTAGCAGCAATTACAATTGGATTAAATCTGATCAGACAAATTTAATAACCCCACAAAATTGGCAAAATCAGAGTAATATATCAGGACATTGGCAAGATCAAAAAATGGATAAAGAAGcacaaaattttgataatataagtAATCAATATGCATCACAAATACAACAAACAAGATCAATTCAACACCTTCCATCTTCTACAGAGAATAAAGAACATTCTATAAATGAtgcaaatgatgaaaattggtccaatcaaattaatatatcatcttCTCAATGGAATGCTCAAAATCAGGAATCTACATTGTTAAATCAAACTCAGCaaatatcacaaaattataatgCTAATGATGAATTCAATGCTTGGTCACAAGCAACAAATACTGAAATTTCACAGTCATGGAAAGaaatgaatgataataatgcATCTCAATGGTTACAAGAACagcaagaaaataataatatagtagaagaaaatgttaaaaaagaaattactggTATAGTTTCTACAAATGATCGACAACAAAATCATACAATACCACCTCATCATATTCAATCTAATGCTACTTCAGCAACAGATCCAAATATAGAActtaaagaagaaagaaaaaaatctatatcttcattaattccaaattctgtaaattctaaagattctaatatacatataaaaacaaatattgctAAATCACATTTTTCTGATTCTCGACTTAATATGTCTGCTACTCCTGAAACTGTATCAACTGTTGCaagttctgaaaatatttctattcaagaaaataatgattttaatttagcaAATGATTCAGTAGAATGGGGTAAAAGTAATTCAACAGAAGAGTTACCTACAAAATTAGAACAGTTAAGTCttggtaataaattaaataaaaatttagaaaatcaaaatgattCCAAAGAAATACAACCTATTACATGTGATGATGGATGGGGTCAAAATACagcttctaataataatactacatCTGATAATATATCTGTATTGCCTTTAGATTGTGCTACACTTAGtacagaaaatattcattctaatGATAATCAAAAAGTTATTAGTCAAGAACATTCAGTACTTAATGCATATCAAATAACAAACATTAAACCTATAGATAATGTAGCACAAAGTGGATATGATCAATGGTATAGTCAAGATACTTTACAACATGTCTCAGAAAATACATGGTATTCAAAAGATAATGTTTGTTCATCTAAAGAATGGGGTATAGAACAAAATGTAgaaaactatgaaaatattcaacagCCTTcagaatttgtaaatttagaaGTAGTTACGCCATCATTACAAGAACGCGATATATATGGTTCAAGAGATTCCATAAATAAGGAAACTTTAGATAATGATCCTAAACCAATTCTGAATTCTACCAAGGAGATAGTTAATATGCGTGATTTTAggcaagaaataaataatattgaagtaCCTTCCGCGCAACAATCTACGCGATCCCATTCACTTCTTCAATCTGAACAG gtaccagataattatgaatttgcaTCAAATGATAGAAATACTTTTTTGGAAACTGGAGAATTAACTGATTCTCATCAAGAACATGAACCAACTCCGCCGAGTCAAGATGACGAAAATGACGAAGTGCCTAATGACATTCCATTTTTACGCGAAGTACCAGGACAATCAAGCTCTATAGATCCTCGTAGAAATGACCCAACAGGACAGGAACAATATATTCAATCCGGTCAAAGATTATCTGATCCAAGAAGAAATGATCCTTCTGGTCAAGAACAAAGTCTTCAGATAAGAAACATATCTGAAAGATCAGAACGGCGCGATGTTCCACCTGGACAAGAAAGAAATGTTCCTTTACTCTCACGAGCAGATTCTGATACAATGGAACGTCGAAATGATCCGTCTGGTAGAGAACGATCTCTACCTCCACAGCAATCACGAAATGATCCATCTGGAGAAGAAAGGTATCAGTCTCAATCACAAATTATGTTAGAACCAAGTGAAACCCGAGAAGTGCCTGGAAGAGGTAATGAATCTGAAGATCCTGTACAACAAACAGATGAAAATCTTAGACAAATACCGGGCGGTGCATTTCCAAATGAAGTTGCTCAATCTTCAGATGATAGAACTAATGGAAGAGTAGTTACAGGTTCTCAAGAAGTTCCTTCAAtaaatt cTACAATACAAGATCAAACTACTGATTCAAGAAATAAACGGGAGGAAGCTGTTGGTGCATCAATGCGCGAGAGTCAAGGAATTTCTAGTGCATCAAATCGTAGAGATTCTTATGAAGACGAAGATGATGAGGTTTCCGGAAATAGTAGAGATGATAGTAGAGAAAGACGACGTGATAGCAGTTCGGAACGTCGAAGATATGAATACGAACGAAAAAGTGCATA TTATGATCGTGAACGAGAATATgatgatgattattattatgatcgtCGTCGTGGAGGAGAAAATGATCGAACATATAATACACGCGATGAATTCGATCGTCGAGAAATTCCTTATCGAGAGGATGATCGTAAGCATCATAGTCGAGACGATCTTGATAGACATGCAAGAGAAGAAATAGATAGAAGAAACAGAGCTAAAGAAGATATAGATGATAGAGATATTAGAAGAAGACCAGACGACCGTAGAAAAGATAGAGTTGATGATGGGATGCGACGTAGAGAAATTAGAGACTATGATTTACGATATTCTAGAGATCGTGATTATCTTGATCGTGATAGAAGAAGAGACGATAGACGACCAAGACGATACGATGATTATGATATAAGAGATCCATATAGAAGAGAATATTATGATGATCCTTATAGTAGagg ATCTAGACCATCCAGTAGATCCTCTTATAACGATAGAGATCGAGAATATTATATGCGAACAAGAGATCCTTATTATCCTTATAATG GATATGGTGTTCCTGGATATGATTATGGTGTTCATTAtgccaataattattatgcatatattgaaaatttacgaCGTACAAATCCTGCTCTCTATTCAGAAtggtatcataaatattacgcTAATCAACATCAGCAACAACATATTTCTCGTGGTGTTGGTAATTATCCAGAAGACAGAGCAAGTGTTCATTCTGGGCGTAGTTCTTGCGACGAAAG aGCAACTGACAAACGAACTTTAGGTGATATGTCTATGCTTGAAGATTCAGCAGCTACATCTGCACGCATGACACCAACTAAGTTTTCTATTTCACATGCATATg gATGTTTTTCTATTGGATCTTTGATACATGTATATCCAGCTTATCCATCTGATGGTGAAAGAGCCAAAGTAGACATTTTTAAGTTGGAAAATCTACTTTCGCATGATCCTATAGCACGTGATTTACGAGCTTATCCTGGTCCTTTAATTAAGCAAGT ggGTGTTACtcataaaaaaactattatcgaatattgcgagaataaaattaaaaaagcagCATCAAACGAAGAAATGGTCGATCGTGCctcatatatacttttatatgaattaatgatTATGTTGATTCAACAAAATGGA aatgttGTTGGTGTTGATATAGCAGCATTATTACTCAGAAACAAAGATGCATATCCTTACGATATGAATAAGCAAAAATTACAAGATTCGGGAAGAAGAGAATCAGTAATATCTCAAAGATCAGGAATATCAATTGGAGATAGTATTCAAGGTAATCAAGATAGTGTAATAGCAtccgaaaaaatcgaaaataaaccACGAAAAAGCATTGAACAAATAACAGACGAGTTTAGAAACACATTGCTTTATGGATTAGTTCAAGAAGCACtag AATATGCAATGAATGAAGGTCTTTGGGGACATGCACTCTTCTTAGCTAGCAAATTGGATAAACGTACACATGCGTCTGTAATGACACGTTTTGCTAATAGTTTACCATTCCACGATCCATTACAAACTTTATATCAACTTCATTCTGGTCGTGTACCAGCTGTTGTTACTGGTATATCAGATCCACGATGGGATGATTGGAGACCTCATTTAGCTATGATTATATCAAACACATCTGCTAATCCAGAAATTAATCGTCGCTCAATTACAACTCTTGGAGATACACTTTCTACGCGAGGAGATATTTACGCAGctcatttttgttatatacttGCACAAGTTGATTTTGGTACTTATGGAGCAAGTAATGTAAAGCTTGTATTAATTGGTGCAAACCATCATAAACCCTATAATGCATTTTTCACAACGGAAGCTATTATGCTTAcggaaatatatgaatatgctAGAAATCTCAGTGAACCAGGTTTTACATTAATAGATCTTCAAAcctttaaatttgatttggcAATAAAAATGGTAGATCATGGATTAATAGAAAAAGCTTTATTGTATATAGAACAAATTGcagtaaatattttcaatgaaccATCAAAGtacaaaaaatcatttatcaatGCAGTTTACAATTTAGGAGACAGGATTAGATATCACGATCCAGTTTATAAAGAGTCTGTTGATGAAACTACAACTTTAACTTGGttcaataatttatctgaAATTGTTGGTAAATGCCat atgggagaaattattgagaatgaaatttatacttCTCAAACAAAACAAGAATCATATAACAATGTACAAAATCAAGAAGTCCATGAGATAAAACAACAACAATGGAATACGATTCAATCTGAATACAGAGAAGGTCCAACATCAATGATGGAAGTAACCACGACTGATACACAATCAGAATGGCAACCATTATCTTTACCATCAAATATACCAGACACATATGATCAAAGTAtgcaatatacaaaaaataatgaagaatctTATCAGCAACCACAACAACAAGAATATTGGAATCAAGAttcttattatcaaaataattatggaAGAAACGACAGTACCATTTCAAATTGGCAACAATCAACTCATTCATCATATCCTCCTGAACAAGGTGATATTGATGATTCTCAACAACAGGAAAAATGGAACTATGAG acggaaagagaagaaaaaacatcTACTGTTGAA tcATCGCAACCGGCAATTTCAATGACACCATCAACGAGAAAACAATATGATCCCTTAGAAGAACTGGATGCACTCGAGACTCCAAAACCAGCTTTGAAATCTGCAGCTTCGGTTAAGAAAACTTCAGAAAAATCAGCTGAAAAGAAATCATCTAATAGTGGAAGTTCTTGGTTCGGTGGTCTATTTAGCAAATTGGCTCCAAAACCAAGAAATCAGATGATATTACCAGATGACAATAATCCAACA atCGTTTGGGATCCTGTTGCTAAAAAATGGATGAACAAAGACGAAGATGGAGACAATAATTCGACTACAGTAGCTCCTCCTCCAAAAGCTTCCGATATGGGATTTAGAACACCCGTTCCCACGGAACAAATTTCATCCCAACCATCACAACCATCTCAATCATCTCAACCACCTTTGCAAACTGATGAATCCActgtgaataaatttaaattacctaGAGGTAGAAGTATGCGTGCCAATTATATAGATGTAATGAATCCAAGTGGTTCAAAAAATAGTGGAGCACCTTCAAGTATACCAACTCCAGTAACATCCCCCATGGTACCTATGGCAACTTCGTCACCTCAGTTATTTATTCCCGCTCcag ttaatgATCCAAGTGCTCCTGTAGACTTCTTAACTCCAACAGCAACATCAATCATACCTACAAATGCTTCTGAAAATGTATCTCAAGgg TTCTCTCGATGGAGCTCAACCAGCTCGTTATCGCGAGAGGTGCAGAGCTACACTATGAGGGATCCGCGTTTCCTCCCACAAAACAAG gGACCAATGATGTACAACCCAAGCGACATGAAGAATCGTTCAGCGAAAAACTTACATCAGAGCGGGTATCCTCCACGATAA